TTTGTCAGTTCTCATGTTAGAGCAGTAGTAACAATAAACCCAAGTGTGGAAAAGTGTTAGGCTTGAGAATGATTGGCAGAAATGTAAACATAAAAGACATGTGTAGGGCAATTCAGAGGAAATCCGTGTTTACCTTTTCTTGTGGGAAGTTAAAACGTATATATAGACTTACAAATATTTATGTACCCTTTATGGTATCCAGTCCATAAGTTCTAACATACTTGGTTTTGTGTTGAAGATGAGGAGCTTTATTCTGGGACTTCTTACAATTTCTTGGGAAGTGAACCTATTATTTCACGGCACTCTCATCAGAGCCCTCTGAGAACGGAGTATGCAATTCCTTGGCTTAATGGTAAGTGGGCATGAGAACTGGCTCAAACAagttacttttcctttttcaacaTCACACGTACAGGGTCTAAGTGTCTGACCCTGGGTAAGGAGTAATTGTCTGGTATCTCAAAGAGATGGATTTTGTTATACTGGCATACACTATGAGTGTGTGCCCTCATGCATGCCATCAAGAgactttattttgaaatttcaggATTTCTATCAGCATTGGTCATGAAAACAGCTTCCGAATATACACGCTTCAACTTGACATTAACAGTTTATCTCTTACCTGCTTGTTCATCTGTGCAATAATGCAGCTTAGTTATGATATGGTAAGGAATGGAATGGTTTTGGTCTTGAATTGGTTCTCAAATTGAGATGATCATGGTTCCTGATGCTTTTTAAGTACCTCAATTTCAAAATTCACTGAGTTTTGTGAATGCTCAGAGGTTTGAGGCTTTGTACCAAAAGGACCAAAGTCATGATCACTGTCCAAAAAGCACAGGATTCTGAGTTTTGTAATACATATTGTAATGGCACTGTCATTCAGTGCTTCAGCTAATAGCTGAAATAGAGGAGAAGCAGGCAAGGGAAGGTTACCTCTCCAGGCCCATTAGAAAACCACATTTGAGTGTGGACTGAAGAGTGCTGAAGTAATGAGCTGTCAGATCATAGAGATCTCTCAGGTATCTTAGTGCTTTCACATAGGTTTTAtggggcttggggtttttttctgtttctggtcggtttttggtggtttggtgttttttagAAATCCTATTCATGTTATGAACAGCAAACTGTGTAAGCAGGTCAGTGAgtggagaggagggaaatgCAGTGTGGAGTTTGGGTGAGACACAGCTTCTGAGGGTCTTTGAGGGGATCTAGTTAGTAGTCACATATGTAATAGAAAATTCTTCTGTTTGTATCTGTAGAGCCCAACTTTGTTTTTGCTGATGTGATAAGAGCAGATCCAAACAGCACAGATGGAGAAGACGACAAGATATACTTCTTTTTCACTGAGGTGTCTGTGGAGTATGAATTTGTTGGAAAATTGATGATACCAAGAATAGCTAGAGTATGCAAGGTGGGAGATAGTTCAGTTTACTTTATCTCTTAGaatcttgtgtgtgtgtgttaaaaAGCATTCATTATTGTGGACTTACTGCCAGGTAAATGGAGATGTTTGAGTTCAGGGAATCTTAATCAATGAGCAGTTCCAATCAGTTAATCAGAACTAAGAAAGCCTAATGGCTGCTTTGTAAATAAATACTTGATCTAATTTTGCACAGTTGTGAGATTTCAGTACATCTGAAggttctgctcttctctgggagaaaacaaaacaaccatgACAAAACCCAGCAACAGAAAAAGTGTCACCCCagttttctttgtaattttttttaaacaagtacAGCTCCCTGTGAAGAAGTGACTTTGGTTGGAGCTGAGCAGATAGGATATGTGTCAGGTGACTTTGAAGTAGCTGTGTGCAAGCGAAACTGTAGCTGTGTccacagcaaaatatttcttgacTGTGGTGTAGCCGATGGTACTTCTGTGAAGCTGCTACAGCTGCCAGAGCCTGAGGGGAAATGGTCACCAGCAGCCTGATTCTGTCACACTTGCTGTGCTTAAACCTCAGTGTGTTAAGCTGATTCAAGTACATCCTCAGAAGTGCTGGTTAAAAGTCTTGCTGATTAAAgtttttttcagtagaaaatgtttatttaacaaaaacTTTTTCAGTGGAATGTatcaatttcctttttttttccaacaggaaATTTATCTGgctgtttcatttttatgaggttgaaagttttattttgacTTTACTGTTTTGTATTTAAACAGGGAAGTCAAAACATCAATAACAAGTTAGTGCCCTTAAGATTTCCATTAAacaaggagctggaggcaggttTAGATGGGGCTTATTGTTGTGGCACTCTGTCCACTGACAGCTTGTGCACACTTTAAAAGGGGAGTATTGTGGAATATGAGAGCTtcatttattatattattatatatttcaGACTGTTTGAAATAGAAATCAGTGGCAGATTGCAAATCTGTAAGCATTTATACTTAACTGTTATAATAAATCTTGTAGATTTCCTTTAATACATTGCATACACCATTGGATAATGAATGGAAATATTAAATGGAAATATTAATAGTGATGCAATTTGCCCTTTTATAAGAGCAGTATCAGAGCTACATCTCAAATATCAAATATAGCAAtggtttttaaatgcaaaaatgcTGCTAGTTCTCCtcacaaacactttttttttttttttttaatatcataaGAGGGACCAAGGAGGATTAAGGACCTTGCAGAAAAAATGGACTTCCTTTCTCAAGGCCAGACTGATTTGTACCATCCCTgataagaatttaattttcaatgtTATCAATGATGTTTTTATTCTCAAATCTCCAACTTTGAAGGAACCAGTGATATATGGAGTCTTCACCCCACAGCTGTAAGTGTGGTATATATAGCCTTTTCCTGGATAAATTCCTTTAATCTCAATTCGTTACTACAAGAAAATAGTAATTACTCCtatgttttgttggggttttttcctaatttcttcCTGAACTTACAGGAATAATGTGGGGTTGTCAGCAGTGTGTGCGTACAATCTGTCTACTGTAGAAGAGGTTTtctcaaaaggaaaatacatgCAGAGTGCTACAGTAGAACAGTCTCACACAAAGTGGGTACGATACAATGGGGAAATTCCTAATCCTCGACCTGGTGCGGTAAGTTTCCGTAATCTTGGATCTGATGACTTTTTTAATGCTCAGTAGTGAACAGACTAGGCATTAGTTACTAGACATTAGTAACCTACTAATGATTCATTTGTTTGCCCTCACCTGGTTACTTCTTGTAAAAACTTTGTAGAAAAACACTCAAGTGTTCTGAACTTTTTATCTGGGAATCAAAGtctttgggttttgggtttttgaaATTTAGAATTAAGTTATTTGctggttttgtatttcattatttcattaattatCTTCTCATTGGGAAATAGAACTCAGTTTACACTGGCAACATCATATACTTTTTAGttcagatgaaaagaaatacagcaacTGTTGCATTGTCACAGTAGAATCAGCAGGTTTATCCAATGTAGTGCACTGCTTTGCAAACTCAAACTTTCCTAGTGCTGGGTCTCCTTCCCGACTTTTCTTACTTCCTTACGTTCCTTACAATCATATTGTTGCTAGTGCTTAAAGAAGTGATGGTTAAAAGTACTGAAAATGCACGAGAGCACAGGAGGAATATTTTCCTAGAATATGTTTTGTACCAAAACAAAAACGTAGTCCAAAACTCAGGGGTTAGTACATCCCTGAAGCCAAAGTGCAATGAGACCTGAGAACCTTCCTTGCTACAATGAGAATAGTGTACAGGTGTGGTTACTGGCCAAAATAAtgtggagaagaaaatgcataCAGCTGCTGTtaattgtctttattttgtACAAGTAAATGATACAATTTggttgtcttttttcctttttcacccCCTCCTTGTCCCCCCTTCTAGTGTATAAACAATGAAGCCAGAGCATCAAACTACATGAGTTCTCTGAATTTACCAGACAAAACATTGCAGTTTGTTAAAGATCATCCTCTGATGGATGACTCAGTGACCCCAATGGGAGACAGACCTCGGCTAGTAAAGCGAGATGTGAAGTACACACAGATTGTAGTTGACAGAGTCAGAGTACTCAATGGCACCATCTATGATGTTATGTTCATTGGTACAGGTGAGTTCTACAAAACACCTGTTTCTGGTGTTTTCACACCAGCTGATGTAAAAAGTAAGATGCCGCAGTAAGTGGACAATCTTAGGTGCTTTAAAAAAGTATCATGGGAAAAGAACTGCAAAGCTTCAACGAGTTCAGCAAAACCACACAATATAATCCCCAACTGGTCATTTTGTGTACCAAAATGTTATTTCTTGCTCAGAGGTCCTGATGATGGCAAGTTTAATGGTTGCCTTTGACATAGAGTCAAAGCTGAACAGCAAGCAAATTATTGAGACAACTTGTAGCAATTGTGCAGgcttttttcttgcctttttatttcaagGATCTTACTTAAACATATTTCTCTGTTGTTTCAGATCGAGGAGCCCTGCACAAAGCTATCAGCTATGAAAATGGAATGCATATTATTGAAGAAACACAGCTTTTTCCAAATTTTGAACCAGTCCAAACTCTCGTGCTTTCATCCAAAACAGTAAGTGGTGTAAGCATCACAGCATTCATCTCATTTTGTTCTttcacaaaacttttttttttaccactttTGCGGCCCTGTGACAAGAAACAATCACTGTGCATAGAGCCAAAGGCTGCATTTGTAACTCACCATGCTGCAGCAATCACGTATTGCCTGCTGCGTTTCAGTATGTTTGGTAGGTGGCGAGCTTCTGAAGCTATGTGGACATGGGGAAGGGCCGGGGGAGCACAGGTGTGCAGGTCTTCGCTTGGTTTGCATGTGCAAAAGCTGGAAACTGTAAAGTGATTTAAGATACCAGATTTCAGTAATGGAGTAATGTAAAAGACCTGACCCCTTGTGGCCACTGTAGATTTGTGAGGAAAAATCCCTGGGGTTAAGGTTAGAGGAGTGGTGTGTGGTTTTGAGGAAATACACCTAAGAAGAGAGAAAGTCTTCTAGCACAGAGACTCATAATTGTGTAGCTAATTGATTTCTGCCGTCCCAAATCTCACAGGCTCCTGCATGCTGGATGAGTTGTGAGAGCAGTCACgttgctgcagctgtgggtgaGGACCTCTGGTGAGGTCCTGTCTGCCCAGTGGGgcaccagctgcagctgagtgGCACAAGACCTGCTGCAGGCTCCAAACCTGGCAGCTGTCCTGCACCATTCATCAGTTGCTTGGTTTAATCCTGGAGGGGTTTTGTGACAGTAGGAGGATAATCACTGTGTGTAGTTTGTTCATGAGTTAGGTTTCTGGCCCTAGTTACTCAAACGTTCAGATCCATGAATGTATCTGTCTATGCCTAAAGTCACTTGTAGCATCAGTGAGATTTTCTGGGTTTCATAAGGAATGAATGCCTCTTTTGAAGCATCTAGGAGTAATACCAGCCTTTAGTAGCTACATAGTGATCCATAAGTGCTCTGCAGCTTAGGGATTTAGGAATACTTtgaaacagcttttatttttgtgtgatatttaataaaatgttgCATGTCAACATGATCAGCTCAGTGGAACAAAGCTTTATGCCATAATTTTTACAAGCTCATCCTGCACACTTACTTATCCGTTCATGCTTATAATAGAAAGAAAGGACAGAGTATGTTTTTGCTAGACAAATGAAAATCAGGATTAAAACCATCTGTGCTTAGTTTTCCATAAACGTGCTTGTATTATTTTTGTATGATACATCACACTAATCACACTTATGTATGTGTAgataaacattattttatttgtatttattattgTATTTATTAAGCAAATAAGTATTTGCTTAATGTGCAAAGAAAGTTTCAAATTACTTGCTTTGACAGGAAGTCTCAGACTTTTCCCTGTCATAAAACACAGTGGTAGATAGCTCTTCTAATAAATATGCTAATACACATTTTTCTAATTGTGGGATCATTCCTACACTTCCTCAATTATGATTTGCCCATTTCAGGGGAgtgcaaagaaagaaatgggcCTTAAGCCTGATACCAAAGACACATCATGTAGCAGTTTCAGCACACACTTGGTAGTGAAGACTAGTGTAGAAATACTGGTAGTGTagaaaaattgaatttattcGCTCTGGGTCCAGGTGCCGTATGCTCAGTTCCTCAAGGATATCCAGAAAGGGGACAGTAGAAGGCATGGCACAGAGACTGCATAGGGAATGCTCTGTCTTTTCACAGAGAAACTTCTCTCAGAGCTTGGAATTGAAATAAAACACTGCTTCCTGCATTGTCACAGTGGAGAGTAACAGTTTGTATCTTCTGCAAGGGAAAATCTCCATGTTGCAAGTATAATTGTTGACGCATAAAACTAAACCCTGAAGTAATGCTGCCCAGTACATTCCTGTAAAACCAGAGGTCCTTTTCAGTGATGAGAAATGGGAGGCCAGGTGCCAGAGCCATGGTAACTGTATCGTCACGGTACCATCCAAGCAGGGATTCCTGCTGCTTCCTAACCTGAAAACGCAAGTCTCTGCCTCCACAGTCAGTGGCTACTGAAGTCCACCACTGAACTGTGATATATGTCATGGCATACCCACAGCAGTGGATGTACCACAGAAGGGTGATCATTACCCTGATGGTGGGCTTTAGACCTCTCTGGAGTCAGAGTCCTTTCTGAGTGTATTTTTTGCTAGTCTCTAGGTTCTTCCCATAGTGTGTGGAGGGTGGTGGGACAGAGTCAGATGAGCTTACAGTAGATTATCTTAACTCCTGCTTGACCGGAAGGTgtgtctggattttttttaaatggtttgcTCAGCTCGCTGCATGTTCCTTGAACTTTTGAGTGCATGAGTTGGGAAACAGGCCAAGACACTACAATCCATGCGCAGTGTTGCACTGTTGCAGCGTTACCCAGCAGGGCACTAGAGATGAGCAGTGCTTAGGGCACTGTGGAAATCTTGGAGCAGAATGGGAAACTTTCCCTAGGAAGTTGGATGTCTCCAACACTGTAGACTTCCTTCTGTGAGCACTGCATCACAGTCCAGCACTAATCTATGTCAAATATCAGGATGGAACACTGCATTTGAACGTTCGTTTGACTGTCTTTCAAGCTGTATCTTCCAGCAGTACCAGCAGTTTCTTTTTTGATCCTGTTTTATCTTGCATTTTCTAGTGTCAAGAGTTTCCTTGAAGGTTCTTTGCACACTTTATATTCAAGAAGGATTCAAACTAATTTGTGCTTGGTCTTGCAGTTTCCTCTAGAGACTTCCTCATGATCATTGCATTAAAGAGACTGACCTGTTTCGAGTTCTCATGGAAGAATCTCCTTACATCCTTAGTTGAAAGAGCAGAGCATCATTGAGCCCCAAAACCTAAATTCAGCCCTAAGATGCTCTGtcagttcttttcttcagggtGTTTACGATGTCAAGACCAAATGTCTGCACCTGAACGTGAGATTTTTGAAGAATATTTCTCTACTTTAAATCCTTCCTTGCATGTCTGCGCATCATTTTGTGACCATACTCATCCTGCTGGAGTCAAGCAGTCTCACTGCAGACATGACTCCGAGTACATTGCTGTGTACTGAGATTGGTATGGCTGCAGTACAAGAAGAGCCATTCTGTGCTTGGATCCAGCTTGTTTGCCTGACAGCTGCAGTAGGGTGCTGATAAACGTGCTCGGTGTTCTGCTCAGGGTGAAGCCAGCTCACTGCTGAGGTGGGGTGTGCCATTCATCTTCTTATGCAGAGCCTCTCAAAAGGAGTAGTGGGTCAGTCGCAGTGGTTTGGGACTGTAGCACAGGTCCATTTCTTGAGGCTTTGCTTGATAATACGGAAAGTTAGAGTCTACTTTTAGCCATTGTTTTCCCTGAGCTCTAAAGCAGATGAGTGAAATACGGCAGCTGCCTGCCTTTTATAATAAGGATGAGTGTGGTCTTTTCCTGCAGTGCTTAGAGTCAGACTCTGAGTCAAACtcaggggatttgggatccccagCAGCAATGGTTCAACAGCCACTCTGATTATATTCCCCTTCTCCTAGGTGTCTTGCCAGTGCTGTTTCCTTTGAATACTACCAGTGTTCTTCCACAAGAAGCATTTGGCTCTCATAAGGGGGATGCCGATGTGGCTGCAGAGACTGGCTGGCTGGAAAGCTGAAAGCAGTGGGGCTGCTTTGGGTTAACAGGAGCAGGTCCTGCGCTGAGCAAGCCTTGCCTCATAGAAGGATTATTGCATTCATATTTCTGGAAAAACTGTGTGATAAAGTGTGAACAAACCTCTCTCCTGCCCTCATTAAAAGCTgctcccagagagaaaggggccctggctccctcacaaatatctggtccacacctgggtcctgggtcaacgatcccagataccttgcctcgccactatccagttgcacacttgtgcccataaggtcccaaacccgaagcagccaggtggtataaggctcacgcccccttcgcacaatgtcgtttcgcatagcacggagactgtcgtgcgacagggactcagtgatgacttctggctctggctctcctgctggttgtgagggccctggttccccatcatcattaactggtcgtactgatttggtcttacacttcctcctttgcacaggggcgactgctgctggctgtggttgtccttgtggttcagctggaGCCTGGATGGTTGTAATATCTGTGGGTTCTGCTGCTGCACCATCAGACTctccctctttggggcagggagagggtttccCACCAGCTGGGGAGGTGTATTCCCTCTGCACATCTCACACATCTCCTTCATTAGTGCCCCTACTAAGTCTGGGTGGTTCATTTCTGAGgtgggctgtggggcaggatcCCTAGTCTCTGgagccatgtcaggttctggggcagcaCCCGTAGTCTCTGGGGTGGTTGTCTGGGTAGTTATCCAAGTTAATCTCACCTTACCTCTgagtgctaaatagagtaggcctatcagcaccACTTGGTTAATATCTAGAGGTAATGTAAACCCTTCCAATGCTGGTGGGATAGGCGCAAAGAACTGGTTGaagggttgggagaaaacttcccccgGTGTTACTGCCTCACGGAAGGTACCATtattaacataaccccaaaaacatgcacTCAGTGTGAGATAGCCTTGTATCCATGTGCCCACCTTCCAGGggaatttaaaaatccattaattCCTCACCTTATTTGACCCATAGTGCAAACTGGATAACAGTCATGGTACCCTTAGTTGTAGGACCCATGTTTAGATAAGGAGCTGCAAATGGGAGAAATATAGCCACAACCACCTGCCACCCGAACCAGGGTAAGCTAGCCCACATGGTGCTGCCTAATGAGGTTTCTCTATTCAGCACACAAAAATCAGGTTACCCAGGAATTGTTACTCGTTTTTTGCCCTTTTCTCTCAATGCCCTCGAACCgcacattgggcgccaagatctgtcttggtttgaaaaaCAGGTGTCTgctgaggaaggcaggagcctgccttggaatggaaaatgtaccccccttccctctgaattattataattttgaagttaaggggctttcaggcaaagatatgagaaaTAGGAATAATAGTTCCTTACTAGTATATATAACAAGGCAATAATACAGAAACCCTGGCTTAACCTGACAGTCAGCATACAACATGACGCCCTGccaggcagggtggtggtagcagtctgattaagtggtggctgcagtcctctttgaagtggttctgttgaattggtgatcctgtagaagggtctggtcttcctctgaaggtccagtggtggttatgtagctcttgtcctctgggaatcctgTAGGTAAGGGCTGCCTGTGGCCTTCCAcacctcagattatatccaggtaggaatgcttggttcctcctcctgggcggagcatctcacaatgggatgatgtaattttatgagtcatgcagtgagcCTAGatggctcattaacagaagataccTCTCTGGAAGGAGTTATCAGGGATCTgtcacagaagagagaaagaacacTGCCCTACCTGGTTTTAgcagatggtgatagaatacatacttttggttacatcttacattgtaacctaagacGTAAAGTCATAGTTAGACATGATTACTTTCCACATACCTGTTTCAgctttttgttgtctttttgcACTTTCACCAAGATAACTGTCTAGAAATAAAAGCTAATCAAATGCTTATTCTCCTCAGGCACCACTTTTTACAAAATGCCTGTATGTATGcactttttaataatatttaaattgtTCAATGAATTGGATTGTTTGGGTTTGAGAAAGTGActggctgtgattttttttgttgtgctttgttttctttagggCAGAAGATACCTCTTTGCTGGTTCAAATTCTGGTGTGGTGCAGTCTCCAGTGGCATTCTGTGACAAGTACACCACTTGTGTTGACTGTGTTTTAGCAAGGGATCCTTACTGTGCTTGGAAACCCCTTGAAGCTTCCTGCattgatatttttaaagaaggtGAAATGGAAAGGTAATAGTATCCTTTGGTTACCTTACAGTTACAATCAGTATTTAATCAGTCTTACTGATGattggaattttaaaaattgaatgtTTTCAGATACAGACTTTTTCCTATCCATTTATGTCTGTTAGTTCTGTTTAGATGAGTCCTATTTAGTACAAAAGGATGGGCAGACTTTAGGAAACAAGATTTGAAGTTGTAATGGTTGGACTTCCTTTTACAGGAGCTGGATTCAAAACATAGGTGGAGATGCATCTTCTTGTTCTGGTGAGTTAGTCTTTGAAGAGCTCTGTCATATGTCTAGGTGGAGTGGTGAAAGAGTTctgtttatttcagcttttattttgtgattATCTGGACATTGATTTGCATTTAAATAGGTATGGGATTCTGCTTTGAATATTTGAGCATTTATACGACCTGCATGTTGTCTTAAAAACTGTCTGTGTTTGTATGCATTTCAGTATGCAGTGCACAACCCCCTGAAATGAATGGGGGCACCTCAACAGTGACTTGTGAATGAAAGCAATACCAGAAGTACTTCTAATGCAGAGGCCTCTGTCTCTTTGATGCAGCATTTGACATTCTACTGTGAGCTTTGACAAGTGCTTGGTTATTGCTGCTAGATCAGATTAAATGATTCTATaaaaaaagctggttttatGGTGAGAGGGGAGGGGGAACTCAGAACATGatacagagcagctgaagtacCTTCCATAGTGCTTTAAGACAAGTAACCACAGGTCCTTTCTTTATTGTAtgtcctgctgccaccagaTCAAGGAGATCGTAAAGAGGAGTACAGTTACAGGAGATTTGAGCTGCAGTAAAAAAAAGCTCTTAAGAGTTTGATGTActcactttttatttctaatcCTAGCAAACTCTGGACTGCTATGAGAGCTTTGcctgttattttttttgttaacttACAGGGTGGCATTGTGGGTGTGCCCTAAGTGCaactaatcttttttttcagaagagagTTCCTAATTCAGTTTCCTCTTGGATATTTTGTAGTTGCTGGTTTACTTAAAATGCACTGATTGGATATAAAATGAGACTAAGTACAGTATCTTTCCCAAACAATGACTTGTCTCAGGTGTACTCTCAGTTGTGGGTCACTGAGGTCTCACTTGTCTAGAAGTGGAGGCTGTCTTAGAGTTGAGGTGTCCTATCTCTTAGTTTGTGTTGATGTTTCACGTGCAGTTTGGTATTCCACTGAGATCCTTGCATGCTGTCCACCTGGTCTTGTGAGGTGAATGCCATAATCTTCATGCTTCCAGTAAGACTGTAACACAGTCTGGTGAAGCTGTACAGATTAGAACAAACTGGAATCATTGCTGATACTCTGCACGTTTATTTTGATGTTCCAGATAAAGTAAGAGAGAATCCCCTACAGCATACATTCAAGCATGGGAGCACAGCAGAACTCAAGTGTTCTCAAAAGTCCAATCTGGCACAGGTAGTTTGGAAGTTCAAAGATGATGTGCTGAGAGTGGAGAGTCCCAAGTACCGTCTGCTGGAAAAGGCACTGCTCATCTTCAATTTATCAGAAGGAGACAGTGGTGTTTACCAATGTTTgtcagaagaaaaagtgaaaaacaagaaattttCTCAAGTGCTGGCTAAGCATGTTttggaactgaaaaaaatgcagcataCCACAGTGGGCCCCACTGTGACAGCCACACCAACAGAAGGTAATAGTGATGTGCCAAAAGTATCAGCTGTATCAACCGAGGGGTCCACTGCTCACATCTCGACCACTCACATGGTACCAGTAACGACAGCAAGGATATTATCAAAGCCCATTGGTCCTGTCCTAACAAGTGTAGcctccagcacagagctcttCAATTCAATTCCTGATGCAGTCCCGGAAAAGACAATGTTCCTCAAGTCAAATGATAACTTCCTGTTGAtgttcctcttcctcttctttttcatcctctttttgTGCCTGCTCTCCTACAACTGTTACAAAGGCTACTTGCCAGGGCAGTGCTTGAAGTTTCGCTCTGTGATGCTGCTCGGTAAGAAGAAGACGAAGTCAGATTTTTCTGATTGTGAGCAAAGTGTGAAAGAGACGCTGGTGGAGCAGGGCAGTGTCAGCCACCAGAGTGGGGAACAGCCCAAGCCTGCGCACGACACCGGCTACGAGACCGAGCCCGACTGCGGGAacagccagctgcaggcaggggacTCGCAGGCATCCCGCGAGGCCAGGGACAAGCCCTTCGATGTCAAGTGCGAGCTCAAGTACGCTGACTCGGATGTGGAGGGGGAGTGAAGGCCCCGTTGTCCCTCTCAGTGGCGGAAGTGAGCTGTGGTCCTGCGGCTGGCTATTTGAGCACGGAGAGCCTGGGTGTGACAGCTAAGCCATAGCAGGGGTTACATGCTTAAGCTGTACAGCAAGCCAATTTTCATTCAGATCTCAGCAGATTAGAGAAGTGGTGTACTTGTCTGGAGACCGTAGCATCTTGTGTTGTACTgtggttttttctattttttttttcaaatggcCAGTTTCAGATCACCACTTGTTTATTCCCAGTTTTCCCCTCCAGTGAGTGCTTTGCTCTAGTAAAGCTACTTGCTTGTTCTTTGGCCATATTCTTCAATAGAGTAAAAGTAACTTTATAATTCAGTTGGCTTTAAAAAGTACTTCAGTCTACACATATTTTTAgttgccattaaaaaaagatCTAGTTTCATTTTAATTCCAAATTGGAAATTGAGTTTAGTTTATCAGATTGGTAAATTATAGACTTTTGTCCAGATTgggacattttttttctttgctcctaGTGATTGTTTTTAGTTTTATGCTTTGTGTTTTGGCACACTAGATCTCTTTAGTTGgttagttaatttttttaactgctcTATAAGTATCTTAGATTTTAAGGTATAATGGGGATAGCATTGCCTTGATTTATGTAAGACTCAGGGATAATCTTgtttaaaggcttttttctttgctgctttctaGAAATGTAGGTACTACAATATCAGTTCAAAACATGGAGTAAGTGGGGAATGGGGAAGGAGGaaac
This genomic stretch from Corvus hawaiiensis isolate bCorHaw1 chromosome Z, bCorHaw1.pri.cur, whole genome shotgun sequence harbors:
- the SEMA4D gene encoding semaphorin-4D isoform X6; the protein is MALCAYYAVWGLLLEVAVAFGPVPRITWEHKEVQLIHFNESKVSNYSTLLLSEDKNVLYVGAREVIFALNAVNIAEKQHELHWKVTEDKRTKCAVKGKSEQTECRNYVRVLQQLNDTFLYVCGTNAFQPTCDYLNLISFELGGKNEDGKGRCPFDPAQSYTSVMVDEELYSGTSYNFLGSEPIISRHSHQSPLRTEYAIPWLNEPNFVFADVIRADPNSTDGEDDKIYFFFTEVSVEYEFVGKLMIPRIARVCKRDQGGLRTLQKKWTSFLKARLICTIPDKNLIFNVINDVFILKSPTLKEPVIYGVFTPQLNNVGLSAVCAYNLSTVEEVFSKGKYMQSATVEQSHTKWVRYNGEIPNPRPGACINNEARASNYMSSLNLPDKTLQFVKDHPLMDDSVTPMGDRPRLVKRDVKYTQIVVDRVRVLNGTIYDVMFIGTDRGALHKAISYENGMHIIEETQLFPNFEPVQTLVLSSKTVSGGRRYLFAGSNSGVVQSPVAFCDKYTTCVDCVLARDPYCAWKPLEASCIDIFKEGEMERSWIQNIGGDASSCSASSPIPFPPTGTSFLSCVGSDSPPSPTSTQPDVWSSKDPVKVMLLPPFLSDQAQHVSIRGPFHLFCQATAVWKLGSSCIPNMDGKVRMTPTLSGRRMDKR
- the SEMA4D gene encoding semaphorin-4D isoform X9, which produces MALCAYYAVWGLLLEVAVAFGPVPRITWEHKEVQLIHFNESKVSNYSTLLLSEDKNVLYVGAREVIFALNAVNIAEKQHELHWKVTEDKRTKCAVKGKSEQTECRNYVRVLQQLNDTFLYVCGTNAFQPTCDYLNLISFELGGKNEDGKGRCPFDPAQSYTSVMVDEELYSGTSYNFLGSEPIISRHSHQSPLRTEYAIPWLNEPNFVFADVIRADPNSTDGEDDKIYFFFTEVSVEYEFVGKLMIPRIARVCKRDQGGLRTLQKKWTSFLKARLICTIPDKNLIFNVINDVFILKSPTLKEPVIYGVFTPQLNNVGLSAVCAYNLSTVEEVFSKGKYMQSATVEQSHTKWVRYNGEIPNPRPGACINNEARASNYMSSLNLPDKTLQFVKDHPLMDDSVTPMGDRPRLVKRDVKYTQIVVDRVRVLNGTIYDVMFIGTDRGALHKAISYENGMHIIEETQLFPNFEPVQTLVLSSKTVSGGRRYLFAGSNSGVVQSPVAFCDKYTTCVDCVLARDPYCAWKPLEASCIDIFKEGEMERSWIQNIGGDASSCSASSPIPFPPTGTSFLSCVGSDSPPSPTSTQPDVWSSKDPVKVMLLPPFLSDQAQHVSIRGPFHLFCQATAFLTWMAKSG
- the SEMA4D gene encoding semaphorin-4D isoform X3; the protein is MALCAYYAVWGLLLEVAVAFGPVPRITWEHKEVQLIHFNESKVSNYSTLLLSEDKNVLYVGAREVIFALNAVNIAEKQHELHWKVTEDKRTKCAVKGKSEQTECRNYVRVLQQLNDTFLYVCGTNAFQPTCDYLNLISFELGGKNEDGKGRCPFDPAQSYTSVMVDEELYSGTSYNFLGSEPIISRHSHQSPLRTEYAIPWLNEPNFVFADVIRADPNSTDGEDDKIYFFFTEVSVEYEFVGKLMIPRIARVCKRDQGGLRTLQKKWTSFLKARLICTIPDKNLIFNVINDVFILKSPTLKEPVIYGVFTPQLNNVGLSAVCAYNLSTVEEVFSKGKYMQSATVEQSHTKWVRYNGEIPNPRPGACINNEARASNYMSSLNLPDKTLQFVKDHPLMDDSVTPMGDRPRLVKRDVKYTQIVVDRVRVLNGTIYDVMFIGTDRGALHKAISYENGMHIIEETQLFPNFEPVQTLVLSSKTVSGGRRYLFAGSNSGVVQSPVAFCDKYTTCVDCVLARDPYCAWKPLEASCIDIFKEGEMERSWIQNIGGDASSCSASSPIPFPPTGTSFLSCVGSDSPPSPTSTQPDVWSSKDPVKVMLLPPFLSDQAQHVSIRGPFHLFCQATGPDDSYFVWKKNGQKMKACITEQSHMLLDGRVHVLSWVKDSVSENTEYRCSFISKVGNTTSEVLITVEDKDSDGQDAWTKEFDTWRSAISEHDKMMQNWRKTWETCNKRNSL